The following proteins are encoded in a genomic region of Miscanthus floridulus cultivar M001 unplaced genomic scaffold, ASM1932011v1 os_2424_1_2, whole genome shotgun sequence:
- the LOC136534953 gene encoding RNA cytidine acetyltransferase 1-like isoform X1 — translation MRKKVDERIRTLIENGVRQRQRSMFVIVGDKSRDQIVNLNYMLTKSRVKSRPSVLWCYRDKLEISSHKKKRGKQIKKLMQRGLLDPEKADPFSLFMETSDITYCLYRDSERVLGNTFGMCILQDFEALTPNLLARTIETVEGGGLIILLLRSLSSLTSLYTMVMDVHERFRTESHTQAAARFNERFLLSIASCKACVVMDDELNILPISSHMKFIQPVTNNEDSEGLSKRERELKDLKDQFREDFPVGPLIGKCCTLDQGKAVINFLDSILDKSLRSTVALLAARGRGKSAALGLAIAGAVTAGYSNIFVTAPSPENLKTLFDFVCKGINALEYKEHLHYDVVKSADPELKKATIQINVYKQHRQTIQYLRPHDHGKLSQVELLVIDEAAAIPLPIVKSMLGPYLVFLSSTVNGYEGTGRSLSLKLLQQLESQSQPSAQSNGSNSSRLFKKIELNESIRYASGDPIETWLNDLLCLDLANSIPNISRLPHPKECDLYYVNRDTLFSYHKESEIFLQRMMALYVASHYKNSPNDLQLMADAPAHHLFVLLGPVDESKNQLPDILCVIQVCLEGQISRKSAMKSLSEGRSPSGDQIPWKFCEQFQDNVFPSLSGARIVRIAVHPSALRLGYGSAAVDLLTRYYEGQMIKFDDDEEETEEPEVNITEAAEKASLLEENIKPRANLPPLLVHLRDRRREKLHYLGVSFGLTQELFRFWRKHNFYPFYVGQIPSAVTGEHTCMVLRPLNSDDIEVNESNKCGFLDPFYQDFRQRFRRLLGTSFRHLNFKLAMSVLASKIDYSNHEPSEYDNNSTSKLLGDMLSPHDMKRLEAYSNNLVDYHLILDLVPILAHQYFSERLPVSLHGAQAAVLFCMGLQDKDIGTVKEELGIEREQVLSNFIKTMKKLYGYLHNIAGKEIEATLPRLKEIEMPPLSKSMDEDLAEAAKEVEEQRRAANEAAVDPKILQKYAIGDDNEIEKALQNTKVSASGIISVKSNKTKADKKEKHKESGKSKRVGADGGRSESKKKRS, via the exons ATGAGGAAGAAGGTGGACGAGCGCATCCGCACGCTGATCGAGAACGGCGTGCGGCAGCGGCAGCGCTCCATGTTCGTCATCGTCGGCGACAAGTCGCGCGACCAGATCGTCAACCTCAACTACATGCTCACCAAGTCCCGCGTCAAGTCGCGCCCCTCCGTCCTCTGGTGCTACCGCGACAAGCTCGAGATCAGCAG CCACAAGAAGAAGCGCGGCAAGCAGATCAAGAAGCTCATGCAGCGGGGTCTCCTGGACCCTGAGAAGGCCGACCCGTTCTCCCTCTTCATGGAGACCTCGGACATTACATACTGCCTCTACAGAGACTCTGAGCGGGTCCTTGGTAACACGTTCGGCATGTGCATACTACAG gacTTTGAGGCGCTGACGCCTAACCTTCTTGCACGGACCATTGAGACAGTTGAGGGTGGTGGTTTGATAATCCTGCTGCTCCGCTCGCTGTCCTCGCTCACGAGCCTCTATACAATGGTCATG GATGTCCATGAAAGGTTTCGAACAGAGTCTCATACTCAAGCGGCCGCAAGGTTCAATGAGAGGTTCTTGCTGTCTATAGCATCATGCAAAGCATGTGTTGTGATGGACGATGAGCTTAACATTTTGCCGATATCATCTCACATGAAATTCATACAACCAGTTACAAACAATGAG GATTCTGAGGGATTGTCGAAACGAGAGAGGGAGTTGAAAGACCTCAAGGATCAATTTCGTGAAGACTTTCCTGTTGGTCCTTTAATTGGAAAGTGCTGCACACTGGATCAG GGTAAAGCTGTCATCAACTTTCTTGACTCTATTTTGGATAAGTCCCTGAGGAGTACggttgctttgcttgctgctcgTGGACGTGGTAAATCAGCAGCCCTTGGTCTTGCCATTGCTGGAGCCGTAACAGCTGG GTATTCAAATATATTTGTCACCGCTCCAAGTCCAGAAAACTTAAAAACTCTGTTTGACTTTGTGTGCAAGGGAATAAATGCATTGGAGTACAAG GAGCATTTGCATTATGATGTGGTGAAGAGTGCCGATCCAGAACTGAAGAAAGCAACAATTCAAATAAATGTCTATAAGCAACATCGTCAGACAATCCAG TATCTGAGACCACATGATCATGGAAAGCTTTCTCAAGTTGAACTCCTTGTTATTGATGAAGCTGCTGCTATTCCATTGCCCATTGTTAAGTCCATGCTTGGTCCATACCTTGTTTTCCTCTCTTCCACTGTCAATGG GTACGAAGGTACAGGTCGATCATTGTCTCTGAAGCTTCTCCAGCAACTAGAATCCCAAAGCCAGCCATCTGCTCAATCTAATGGATCTAATTCCA GTAGGCTCTTTAAGAAAATTGAATTGAACGAATCTATTAGATATGCCTCTGGTGACCCTATTGAGACCTGGCTTAATGACTTACTTTGTTTGGACCTTGCAAACTCCATTCCAAATATCAGCAG GCTACCTCACCCAAAAGAATGTGATCTGTATTATGTCAACCGGGACACACTTTTCTCATATCACAAGGAGAGTGAGATATTTTTACAG CGGATGATGGCACTTTATGTTGCTTCCCACTACAAAAATTCGCCTAATGACTTGCAATTAATGGCGGATGCACCAGCACATCATTTGTTTGTATTGCTTG GCCCTGTTGATGAGTCCAAAAACCAGCTCCCTGATATCCTGTGTGTAATCCAG GTTTGTTTGGAAGGACAAATATCTCGAAAGTCAGCTATGAAAAGCCTAAGTGAGGGCCGTTCACCTTCCGGCGATCAAATACCATGGAAATTTTGTGAACAGTTCCAAGACAATGTATTTCCAAGTCTCTCAGGAGCTCGTATAGTGCGAATTGCTGTCCATCCTAGCGCCTTGAGG CTTGGGTATGGTTCAGCTGCTGTGGACCTTCTAACAAG gTACTATGAAGGGCAAATGATAAAATTTGATGACGATGAGGAGGAAACAGAAGAGCCTGAAGTGAACATTACTGAAGCTGCAGAGAAG GCTTCACTGCTAGAAGAGAACATAAAACCTAGAGCAAATCTTCCACcactccttgttcatcttcgTGATCGTCGTCGTGAGAAGCTCCATTATCTTGGTGTATCATTTGGACTAACGCAAGAGCTTTTCCGCTTTTGGCGGAAGCACAACTTCTATCCGTTCTATGTTGGCCAGATTCCA AGTGCTGTTACTGGTGAGCATACTTGTATGGTGTTGAGGCCCTTAAATAGTGATGACATTGAAGTTAATGAGTCAAacaaatgtggatttttggatcCGTTTTATCAAG ATTTCAGACAAAGATTCAGGCGGCTTTTGGGAACTTCTTTCCGGCATCTCAATTTTAAGCTTGCAATGAG TGTCTTGGCTTCGAAGATTGATTACTCAAACCATGAGCCTTCAGAATACGATAATAATAGCACCTCAAAGTTATTGGGAGACATGTTATCACCACATGACATGAAACGGCTAGAAGCATATTCAAACAATTTAGTCGATTATCATCTG ATTCTGGACCTTGTACCCATCCTTGCACACCAGTATTTTTCGGAGAGGCTTCCAGTGTCATTGCATGGTGCCCAAGCAGCTGTTTTGTTCTGTATGGGTCTGCAGGACAAAGACATAGGCACTGTAAAG GAAGAACTCGGGATAGAAAGGGAACAGGTTCTATCAAACTTCATcaagacaatgaagaagttgtATGGTTATCTTCATAACATTGCAGgaaaagaaattgaagcaaccctACCTCGACTGAAAGAG ATTGAAATGCCCCCTCTTAGCAAATCAATGGATGAGGACCTTGCAGAAGCAGCCAAGGAAGTTGAG GAACAGAGAAGAGCCGCAAATGAAGCTGCTGTGGACCCAAAGATTCTGCAAAAGTATGCAATTGGTGACGACAATGAGATCGAGAAGGCCCTGCAGAACACCAAGGTGTCTGCAAGCGGCATCATCAGTGTGAAGTCCAACAAAACAAAGGCAGACAAGAAAGAGAAGCACAAGGAATCAGGCAAATCGAAAAGGGTAGGAGCAGACGGTGGCAGATCCGAGTCGAAAAAGAAAAGGTCTTAA
- the LOC136534953 gene encoding RNA cytidine acetyltransferase 1-like isoform X2: MQRGLLDPEKADPFSLFMETSDITYCLYRDSERVLGNTFGMCILQDFEALTPNLLARTIETVEGGGLIILLLRSLSSLTSLYTMVMDVHERFRTESHTQAAARFNERFLLSIASCKACVVMDDELNILPISSHMKFIQPVTNNEDSEGLSKRERELKDLKDQFREDFPVGPLIGKCCTLDQGKAVINFLDSILDKSLRSTVALLAARGRGKSAALGLAIAGAVTAGYSNIFVTAPSPENLKTLFDFVCKGINALEYKEHLHYDVVKSADPELKKATIQINVYKQHRQTIQYLRPHDHGKLSQVELLVIDEAAAIPLPIVKSMLGPYLVFLSSTVNGYEGTGRSLSLKLLQQLESQSQPSAQSNGSNSSRLFKKIELNESIRYASGDPIETWLNDLLCLDLANSIPNISRLPHPKECDLYYVNRDTLFSYHKESEIFLQRMMALYVASHYKNSPNDLQLMADAPAHHLFVLLGPVDESKNQLPDILCVIQVCLEGQISRKSAMKSLSEGRSPSGDQIPWKFCEQFQDNVFPSLSGARIVRIAVHPSALRLGYGSAAVDLLTRYYEGQMIKFDDDEEETEEPEVNITEAAEKASLLEENIKPRANLPPLLVHLRDRRREKLHYLGVSFGLTQELFRFWRKHNFYPFYVGQIPSAVTGEHTCMVLRPLNSDDIEVNESNKCGFLDPFYQDFRQRFRRLLGTSFRHLNFKLAMSVLASKIDYSNHEPSEYDNNSTSKLLGDMLSPHDMKRLEAYSNNLVDYHLILDLVPILAHQYFSERLPVSLHGAQAAVLFCMGLQDKDIGTVKEELGIEREQVLSNFIKTMKKLYGYLHNIAGKEIEATLPRLKEIEMPPLSKSMDEDLAEAAKEVEEQRRAANEAAVDPKILQKYAIGDDNEIEKALQNTKVSASGIISVKSNKTKADKKEKHKESGKSKRVGADGGRSESKKKRS, encoded by the exons ATGCAGCGGGGTCTCCTGGACCCTGAGAAGGCCGACCCGTTCTCCCTCTTCATGGAGACCTCGGACATTACATACTGCCTCTACAGAGACTCTGAGCGGGTCCTTGGTAACACGTTCGGCATGTGCATACTACAG gacTTTGAGGCGCTGACGCCTAACCTTCTTGCACGGACCATTGAGACAGTTGAGGGTGGTGGTTTGATAATCCTGCTGCTCCGCTCGCTGTCCTCGCTCACGAGCCTCTATACAATGGTCATG GATGTCCATGAAAGGTTTCGAACAGAGTCTCATACTCAAGCGGCCGCAAGGTTCAATGAGAGGTTCTTGCTGTCTATAGCATCATGCAAAGCATGTGTTGTGATGGACGATGAGCTTAACATTTTGCCGATATCATCTCACATGAAATTCATACAACCAGTTACAAACAATGAG GATTCTGAGGGATTGTCGAAACGAGAGAGGGAGTTGAAAGACCTCAAGGATCAATTTCGTGAAGACTTTCCTGTTGGTCCTTTAATTGGAAAGTGCTGCACACTGGATCAG GGTAAAGCTGTCATCAACTTTCTTGACTCTATTTTGGATAAGTCCCTGAGGAGTACggttgctttgcttgctgctcgTGGACGTGGTAAATCAGCAGCCCTTGGTCTTGCCATTGCTGGAGCCGTAACAGCTGG GTATTCAAATATATTTGTCACCGCTCCAAGTCCAGAAAACTTAAAAACTCTGTTTGACTTTGTGTGCAAGGGAATAAATGCATTGGAGTACAAG GAGCATTTGCATTATGATGTGGTGAAGAGTGCCGATCCAGAACTGAAGAAAGCAACAATTCAAATAAATGTCTATAAGCAACATCGTCAGACAATCCAG TATCTGAGACCACATGATCATGGAAAGCTTTCTCAAGTTGAACTCCTTGTTATTGATGAAGCTGCTGCTATTCCATTGCCCATTGTTAAGTCCATGCTTGGTCCATACCTTGTTTTCCTCTCTTCCACTGTCAATGG GTACGAAGGTACAGGTCGATCATTGTCTCTGAAGCTTCTCCAGCAACTAGAATCCCAAAGCCAGCCATCTGCTCAATCTAATGGATCTAATTCCA GTAGGCTCTTTAAGAAAATTGAATTGAACGAATCTATTAGATATGCCTCTGGTGACCCTATTGAGACCTGGCTTAATGACTTACTTTGTTTGGACCTTGCAAACTCCATTCCAAATATCAGCAG GCTACCTCACCCAAAAGAATGTGATCTGTATTATGTCAACCGGGACACACTTTTCTCATATCACAAGGAGAGTGAGATATTTTTACAG CGGATGATGGCACTTTATGTTGCTTCCCACTACAAAAATTCGCCTAATGACTTGCAATTAATGGCGGATGCACCAGCACATCATTTGTTTGTATTGCTTG GCCCTGTTGATGAGTCCAAAAACCAGCTCCCTGATATCCTGTGTGTAATCCAG GTTTGTTTGGAAGGACAAATATCTCGAAAGTCAGCTATGAAAAGCCTAAGTGAGGGCCGTTCACCTTCCGGCGATCAAATACCATGGAAATTTTGTGAACAGTTCCAAGACAATGTATTTCCAAGTCTCTCAGGAGCTCGTATAGTGCGAATTGCTGTCCATCCTAGCGCCTTGAGG CTTGGGTATGGTTCAGCTGCTGTGGACCTTCTAACAAG gTACTATGAAGGGCAAATGATAAAATTTGATGACGATGAGGAGGAAACAGAAGAGCCTGAAGTGAACATTACTGAAGCTGCAGAGAAG GCTTCACTGCTAGAAGAGAACATAAAACCTAGAGCAAATCTTCCACcactccttgttcatcttcgTGATCGTCGTCGTGAGAAGCTCCATTATCTTGGTGTATCATTTGGACTAACGCAAGAGCTTTTCCGCTTTTGGCGGAAGCACAACTTCTATCCGTTCTATGTTGGCCAGATTCCA AGTGCTGTTACTGGTGAGCATACTTGTATGGTGTTGAGGCCCTTAAATAGTGATGACATTGAAGTTAATGAGTCAAacaaatgtggatttttggatcCGTTTTATCAAG ATTTCAGACAAAGATTCAGGCGGCTTTTGGGAACTTCTTTCCGGCATCTCAATTTTAAGCTTGCAATGAG TGTCTTGGCTTCGAAGATTGATTACTCAAACCATGAGCCTTCAGAATACGATAATAATAGCACCTCAAAGTTATTGGGAGACATGTTATCACCACATGACATGAAACGGCTAGAAGCATATTCAAACAATTTAGTCGATTATCATCTG ATTCTGGACCTTGTACCCATCCTTGCACACCAGTATTTTTCGGAGAGGCTTCCAGTGTCATTGCATGGTGCCCAAGCAGCTGTTTTGTTCTGTATGGGTCTGCAGGACAAAGACATAGGCACTGTAAAG GAAGAACTCGGGATAGAAAGGGAACAGGTTCTATCAAACTTCATcaagacaatgaagaagttgtATGGTTATCTTCATAACATTGCAGgaaaagaaattgaagcaaccctACCTCGACTGAAAGAG ATTGAAATGCCCCCTCTTAGCAAATCAATGGATGAGGACCTTGCAGAAGCAGCCAAGGAAGTTGAG GAACAGAGAAGAGCCGCAAATGAAGCTGCTGTGGACCCAAAGATTCTGCAAAAGTATGCAATTGGTGACGACAATGAGATCGAGAAGGCCCTGCAGAACACCAAGGTGTCTGCAAGCGGCATCATCAGTGTGAAGTCCAACAAAACAAAGGCAGACAAGAAAGAGAAGCACAAGGAATCAGGCAAATCGAAAAGGGTAGGAGCAGACGGTGGCAGATCCGAGTCGAAAAAGAAAAGGTCTTAA